From the genome of Monomorium pharaonis isolate MP-MQ-018 chromosome 1, ASM1337386v2, whole genome shotgun sequence:
attttatatttcttgctAAACTGATCGATGCACGTATAATCGATCTGATTTGGTACTACTGTTTTATTGACCTTCGGTAACCATGCGCATGTCTTGCACTCTGGCTTACAGCTTTCTCTGTCGAGCGTTGGTGTAGTAACGTAAACTTATGAGAATAGGTTATCTTGCGAAGAGATACAGTTTTTTTCCACTATCATAAATGTTTggataatttaaacaaaaaaacgaCTTACAGTACCACGTACTTTTAAGtgcaaaaaactttaatataacttaatgAAAATAACGGTACCTAAtggattataattttatataacatttcatTGTATGTGCAGAGTGAGTAGGTCATAagtatgttttaaattttccgAATAAAAAGCAAGAATAAATGTTCCTGTGACATCAGATTCAAAAAAAGCTCTGTCGAAATAAGTGAAATACAGTAGTATCAAATAGTGATTGTTTAAATAGCAATGTTCTCgtctttttattgtttattgtttgTACGCGATGGTTATCAAACATGCCggtaattataaaagtagCCTAAGTAaacaaatctaaaaaagaaaagaaatttatactatattttgtgcattaagctccatttaaatataaaataaataaatttttttagattacttttagattttttacttAGATTACTTTCATAGTTAGCAAGTTATTCTACTGATGAAACAATCTATTTTGATGCAGTTGTTATTTGAATCTATTTGTGTCTATTAACTTGAGAATAAAACATCTTCAACATAGTCACAggaatatttgtttttacctaggaatttatttatagaattttaaaacatttgtgtGACTTACGTTGCATGCATCTCTTTGTATACATTTATAGTATgtcttaatatatatttgtatatatcatGTTATATTTTAGTGCTACATATGCAAACATGGATAATGAGCCATGTACAAAGAAGTCAAGACTCAAGGATTGCACTGTGAGCGAGGGAAAGGCAGAAATATTGGTCACTGATAATAACGTATTTTATAATCCAGTTCAAGAATTCAACAGGGACCTCAGTATAGCGGTACTGACGATATTTGCAAAGGACAGATTGAAGGATAAAGAAGCTCCGCAGGAGAACAAGTTCGAGAAAGATGATAAAGTCGATGCACCAGGTGCCATGACAGAAGATTGCCCAAAGGGAATTACCATACTGGAAGCTCTGTCTGCGACCGGTTTGCGTAGCATTCGATACGCCAAGGAGGTAGAGGGTGTTCGGCAGATCGTCGCGAACGACATCTCCGCGAAGGCGGTGGACAGCATCAAGCGAAACGTTTCGCATAACGGGGTTGAGAGTCTAGTGATTCCCCATCATGAGGACGCGACATTGCTCATGTACCAACGCAGGCGAGACCGCTTCGACGCGGTCGACTTGGACCCGTACGGCTGCGCCTCGGCGTATCTGGACGGCGCGGTGCAGTGCGTGGTCGACGGCGGCGTGCTTCTGGTTACTGCCACCGACATGGCCGTCCTGGTTGGCAACGTGCCAGAAACCTGCTACTACAAGTACGGCGCGATACCCGTGAAGTCGAAATCCTGTCACGAGATCGCGTTGAGGATACTGCTGCAGTGCATCGCATCCTACGCGGGACGCTACGGACGCTACATAGTACCATTGCTGTCTGTAAGCGTTGATTTTTACGTCAGAGTATTCGTCCAAGTCTTCACGAGCCACATTAAGTGCAAAGAGAACTCCAGCAAGATAGGAATGTTTTATCAGTGCAACGGATGCGAGAGTATAAGCTTGCAACCGTTGGTGACGAGGAAGGCCACCAAGGGTTACAAATTGCCGTGTGCGCCCGCGACGGATCAACTATGCAAGCATTGTCATCACCGGCAGCACATGGGCGGCCCGATATGGCTGGGTCCCTTGCATGATCAAGGATTCGTGTCGCGATTGCTGTGCAACTTGAACGGTATGGAGTTGAATACGATGAAGAGATTGGAGGGCGTCCTGACCGTGATACACGAGGAATTGGACGTCCCTTTGTATTACAATCTAGATCGCTTGATGTCTATAGTCAGATGCCACGTTCCACCGATGATGATGTTCAGATCGGCATTGCTGAACGCGGGTTACAAGGTGTCGTACTCGCATGCGAGCAAGATCTCCATCAAGACGGACGCGCCGAACGACATTATTTGGGATATTGTGCGCACCTGGGAGAAGAAGCATCCCGTGAAACGGGAGAAGCTGACCGAGGATAGTCCGACCATGCGAATACTCAACGCAACGTCGACGACGGATATCTCGCTCGCTCTGCACCCTCTCGCCAATCCGATTTCCCGACAAAAGCATTTGTCTCGCTTCCAGCAGAATCCCACTGTCAACTGGGGACCTGGCGTCCGTTCGAGAACCAGGGTCGACCTCGAAAATGCAGCGGCAAATTCGAAGAAAGTtagaaatcaaaataaacataataagaaaaaatccgCGATGGTAGAACAGCAAATAGACAGACAAGAAACATGAACATAGGAAGCACTCCgtgatatgtataatattcaatatattttaataccttGAACAGCTATTCTGGATTAACAAATTGAAGGTAAAGACGTTGCAAcgaataagttttttataagattacttatattttgacaactatagaaaagaataattttttgacaGAGATATGCGAGTCACGTTCTTGTATATTTGTACGTTACTATATCTTGTTATCTAAGAACACAAGAAACTTTCGtgttgttgaaaaaaataatatcttataataaaatatttttttacaaattctttttttcattttgtctatcttcacatagttattttatatctgttGTAACATCCTTACAAAATCAAAGGCTATGTGAGAAGTATTAGATATACCCGAGTAGAATTTTTGATTACATGATATGTTACATGTATAAGTTAAACGATTGTGCAATATGATAATTCATactaaaatgattttaatgtttttctgaGATTAGATATTGCGTTCGTTAGTATTTGTCATTTTCTCAATCTGAATCAGTGAAATCTTACTAAAACCTTACTTTACtgttctatatttataataatcagaCTATTAACTGTCTTTCAGTAATTCTGATTAAGAAATGAATACTTTCACTGAGTGTACTAGCTATCACTGAAAGAAGATTGTGTACTTTCATGTCTTACATGTGCTTTCGCCGCTATATTGTTTTACTGTATTTGGGCCTAATTTTGATTGGCCGATTCATGAACGACTATGCATCTTCAGGAATGTTTCATCTTTCTTCTTACACCATGATATCAAATACGTCAACGTGTTTGTCAATGCGTCAACACGtggcaaaacaatttttcgatACTAAAAGCAAAGAGAAGGCTAATTTTTCGTCGATAGATGGATAAGACAGCATTTTCTCGTACTTAAATAAGGCTgactaataatatttctactgATTCATTCTTGCATACGCAAATTGAGTATTGCTTATACGTACATTTTTAGAAAGGGATGTTTTAGACAAAAGAGCcttagacaaaaaaaaaaataaatacatacaatcaatttattacatgagagaagaaaataattatatttaggataaacaagtataaatatattatggtaaaatatgtatgtacatacgcgGACAGATTATTTCACAATTCTATTACCAcgcttattgttattattattacatacttGTATTATGCAgtctacaatgtcagcagaagtaatggagtaaggagtaagagtaacaattgaACAATTAAAAACCAGGAATAAACGAAATgggcaaatctcatttcatatttcttactcctactccattACTTCAGCTgggttcggggagacgctattagcgctaaaagtatcattctatccttgttgCTCAGTGAATGTCGAAGAAAGATAAAGCACGCTCACAGCGCTAAAAGCGTGTCCCAActgctgacattgtagaccTTACATTAGAGACCGTTTTtcttactaaaaaaaattaatttttaaattacgtttAGGGGGAGGTTTGTAGGAAGGCTTACTCCCAAAAAATGCCTTAGTTTAATAGATCAATATGATTAATAGATCATATTGATCTATTAAGATGTAACACATCTGCATGAAACATTATACTCAACAGGtagtatatataaagaatcgAATGGTTTTTAATTACGAGAAATTTTCATGTTTGGCCATCTGGTGACAAGCAAAGTACATTAAAGAACTCATTGAACAACTCTGTCAAGAGAGAAGGCTGAAGAGACCTGCCTTAGACCTTTTTTCGGATCGCAACACTAGCGCTCGCACTCGTTctggttttatattattgctgctttccatttatatataagtatagcACCGAAATCACTGTTCATTGTCATTCAGTGAATAATACACTGAATAATATACTGATTCCAATTTAAGGAGGATTAGTAATGATTAGTAACTActattttacaaagataaacatttaacacacatttacaaaatatggCAGTGCAGACTATGGTTTTGAATAATGGCATAAAAATTCCTATACTCGGACTTGGTACCTGGCAGGCAGGCGTAagtgacaaaataaaatcttataatgaATTCTATTCTCACAAAGAAACTTGACTTATTTGGTCAGATTGGTCATCGATatcgtttaaataaaaaagtaagaaagatATGActagaaaaagagaggataTCTTTCTTGTAATGTCAATGATAATGTAAATTTCGCAATCCGCTGATAAATCATATTCGCAAACAACTTGATTatgtgtttaaataatttgcaatgaATCAATTCTTGTGactgaaaacttataaattcctgtaattgaaaattattacccGAAATACAAaaggatataattttttaatcttagaaatatttttattatcttgaaatactttttttcgatatctgtcaaaataaaaaaatctttaaatatacagtattgctaaaaattttaatttattgttctaGGATGATCCAAAAAGCGTTGAGCAAGCTGTGAACGATGCTGTCGATGCTGGGTATCGGCATTTTGATTGCGCTTACATATATCAGAATGAAAAGGAAATTGGCAAAGTCTTATGCGAAAAAATTGCGAAAGGAGTCGTGAAAAGAGAAGATCTCTTCATTACTACCAAGGTAGTTCGCGTTGTTTCCTCTGTTTAAATtccaatatattgtattaataaaatcaattctaTGTAGTTATGGAACACATTTCATAAACAAGGCGCTGTGGTGCCGGCTTGTCGAAGATCCTTGAAGAATTTTGGACTTGACTACGTGGATCTATATCTAATACACTGGCCCATTTCTTATGcggtaaatttaatgtttaacgcGTTCAGCTAATGCGCGAgtctaaaagatatttttaaaacgtttttaagacatatatctatataatgaatgataataaatgataattgatTCTTACCTAACAACTGCAATTACATGCAATACATCTGCTAAAAATCATTAGAAGGCCAAGATGCATATCTAAAATCGACAGTATAGAATTCTTATTTTTGCCTTTTATTTGTAATGACGTGTTATAAATAAAccctattttaatattgcacaAGGCAAACTCTTTGTTGCAAGCACGTTACGGTTGCATtgcagtaaaaattaaaaatcgctGTTCGAAATCTGTTTACGCTTGTGATTATTTTAGGAAAATGCTGACGGAATAATACCGGTAGACGAGAACGGCGACCCAATGTTCGGACACGAGGATTTCCTGGATACGTGGCGCGGCATGGAGGAATGCGTGAGATTGGGTTTAACAAGGAGTATCGGCCTCAGCAATTTTAATTCCGAGCAGATCGATCGTGTGTTGTCGATCGCCCAAATAAAGCCGGTAATGAATCAGGTGGAATGCCATCCGAATTTGAATCAAAAGAAATTGAGGGATTTTTGTGCGAGCCGTGGTATAGCTGTCACAGCTTACAGTCCATTTGGTTCACCTAAACGGATTTGGGCTAAACCCGGCGATCCGAAAGTTATTCTTGATGAGCCAGAAATTGTAAATATCGGAACTAAATACGGCAAAACTCCCGCGCAAGTTATTCTGAGATACTTGGTAagactattattatcaattaatagcTGTACATGATGATcggaaatcttttttaatgaagtaATCCTTGACTTAaagatgaaaatatcgaaacaCCAAACATTTTCgaacatttaaaaactattgaaaaatggacTTTCGCCTCGAATTAAATTTTGGAGAATCAAATGGAATAatgttctttaattaatttcaaatgtaatttaagaaaatctttaaaaagaattcatgaaaaattaaaacaaagttgGTAAAATTGTTGAAAGAATTTCAGGATTTATAGATGATTTTGTGGCAATCTATAagtcgaataatttattaataatttcttatgaaTAGATTGATATTGGTACCATACCAATCCCAAAATCCAGTTCAAAAAAGCGTATCAAACAAAATATTGACATCTTTGATTTCAAGTTAACTCCAGAGGAAATTACCATAATCGACAAATTTGATTGCGGTGGACGTGTATTGCCTCTTGAAgagtacattattattattattattattattactattatttaagaaCTTTATTAGCAGATTTCaaacaattaaagaattttttgtttttcagaTATAGAACACATAAAGATTATCCTTTTCACTTAGAATTTTGATGATGAACGTCTCTTACATTGCTTCCAATAGAAATGGCTCTTACATTCCTAATGCAATCCAGTCATTGAATATACATTTGTGCTATCGGcaatatgcaatatatgtatatgataatacacgtttgtaaaataaatcttttattgcaTTATAGACTAAATCTTTGCTTACAtacaagcaatttttttaaatttttgattgttCTTTATTCTCAAGTAGTTGAAAGTCaataaactattatttctCATTGCTTTTATTACTtgtgtacacatatataaaaagtggCTAGCAATATTACGTGACACATATGAATGACAGTTTCACATGAATGTTCTATTCATACTTCTATTCTACAtaagtaacattaaaataacggggatttaaaaaaagttaatgaaaGATTTGCCCAACGAATTGAGATTGTGAAAAAGTACActttgattatataatttgatttatatattttatttattattttatttttaatatattttatatttttttgttatctatgatatattttattttttaaataacattgcttatatgaattaatacacatctcataaatattttgcaataattccttgttattaataatatcaatttatttaaaaagaacagttatttatttttaaaaagtgttttcCTACCGCAAATAATACACTATAACGTTTTTTTCATGGACGGAAAAAAACTTAGCACGGAACGCTACCATGACTCTTAATAAtgctgcaaaatattttttcaatataacgGCATTATCTAATCTATAGTTAAGCCTTGTATGACTTAGCAGATTATTTGAgatttagaaaatgataagTAATAGCTAGTGTTATCGCATTTAATGCTTTAACAAGCGTTATTCTCCTTTTTTGTTTACAATCgatcaaaaatgtaaaatatagatcaaaaacataaatcaaattatatgtCTGCTCAGTAAAAAGCATATGAATAATTGAGCAAAAATAGTGAAACTGCGACGTATATGCAGTGTGTGGAGTTACAGTTGAgagtaaatatttctaatgtgCCACACATACGTAatcgattttataatttccaaaCAGctcgaaatatattttcaataattctttcGATTTTAGAAAGTCATAAAATTCATTGCAGAGATACGTAAAATTGTAGagaagttatatttatatatatttcgtcgtaattttttttattaacaaagaataaatataaaatattgcaattttatccaGATAGTATCAAATAGTTTTAATAGATAATAGAATTTTGtgtaatcttttaaattgatattatctTAATGTAGCTCGCATTTATAAGTGATAATGATTTTTTCCCATTGATACAGATAGAAaggttttaaatataaactaaatttaatttaattctaaaaaacctACAttcatatacattaaaaatctagaaaacgacaaataatatcgttatcgcattataatatatgtaatatatgcaGATGTTTCTCCTTGAAGCGGAATGATTTCCACGCTTACATAAGcgcattcacacacacacatatacacatgtatttaattgattttcaaCCAATACGCgcatctctctccctctctctcatctctctttctctctctctcttttcctatattatatatatacttaatacGACGCATTACCGTGATCCCCTGGTGTTTCTACATTGTATGTGCACATTCAGTTCGTTATTTATTCGACTTGTGACGTTTCTATCTATTGGTTCGAAATAGATGGGACTCAAAAGTTtactaagaatttttattttcagataatAATTCAGGTCATAATTGACTCGCGCCGCAACACGGAGCACTGAGTGTCTATTTCATTGCGTTTAAACGCGTTATTCGGAGTTCTGTGGTAATTGAGGCCTCTGTGTTGTAACCGGCATTTCCTATTGCTTGCACCTACTTGCCGGATAATAATGGTTAATATTCCGATAATCACATTCTCAAATGGATTCAAAATGCCGAGTTTGGGCCTCGGAACTTACAAGGTATGTATTTCATAACGAGTGATGGGAGTGTACGTTTACGTATGCGCGAGTTACATCATGAATTGCGCAATTTATGCGCGCCTCGTTTGAATCTCAAACCGAATCCGCGTCAAAATTGCAATGAAGCGATCGATCTTATATCGCTGCATTTGTCCTCCACGATTAAACCCTTTTATTTCAacataatgataatttttattttatatttttaccggagattttatttttatttgtcaaacCTTGTCTACTgactgtaatttatattttctttttttggaaaaaaacagTCCCAAATGGGAAATGTGAAGAAAGCTGTTAAGGACGCAATAGAACTTGGATATCGTCATATCGATACAGCTTCTTTTTATGATAATGAAAAAGAGATAGGAGAAGCCATTCGTGAAGTAATCAAAGATGGTAAGGTGGCTAgagaagatttatttattaccacAAAGGTAAGCTTAATGATAAATACGatgcgaatatttatttcgaatattattttgttcgcTACTAAActcaaaataattcatattttataagaaaaatttaataaatataagaatttaaattaaattttattttctaaatttaattgtattacttCTTTTGTAGCTGTGGAATAATTGTCACAAAGAAGAGCTTGTTGTCCCAGCCTGTAAACAATCATTGGCCAATCTTGGTTTAGATTATGTGGATCTCTATTTAGTTCACTGGCCATTCGCTTTCAAGGTAAACATTAACGtgaagcaattaaaaaaatggttttgtACTTTTGactatatgtacaataatttatgcGAGATGTTGCATGGTAATGAGTTGATTTCCACATACATGTAATTACACAGCTTTTTAtctaatagtaaaaataaaaaattatcaaagaagttaaggaaaaaaatgttcaagttttttaatctata
Proteins encoded in this window:
- the LOC105838526 gene encoding uncharacterized protein LOC105838526, whose translation is MAVQTMVLNNGIKIPILGLGTWQAGDDPKSVEQAVNDAVDAGYRHFDCAYIYQNEKEIGKVLCEKIAKGVVKREDLFITTKLWNTFHKQGAVVPACRRSLKNFGLDYVDLYLIHWPISYAENADGIIPVDENGDPMFGHEDFLDTWRGMEECVRLGLTRSIGLSNFNSEQIDRVLSIAQIKPVMNQVECHPNLNQKKLRDFCASRGIAVTAYSPFGSPKRIWAKPGDPKVILDEPEIVNIGTKYGKTPAQVILRYLIDIGTIPIPKSSSKKRIKQNIDIFDFKLTPEEITIIDKFDCGGRVLPLEELRPLCCNRHFLLLAPTCRIIMVNIPIITFSNGFKMPSLGLGTYKSQMGNVKKAVKDAIELGYRHIDTASFYDNEKEIGEAIREVIKDGKVAREDLFITTKLWNNCHKEELVVPACKQSLANLGLDYVDLYLVHWPFAFKEGDDRLPTDAAGNLVESDTDYLETWRGMEECIFEGLTRSIGISNFNSEQITRLLESAKIQPVNNQIEVNINVNQEKLVDFCKKHDITVTAYSPLGQPGNSSGIDNKLDNPVILEFAKKYNKTPAQVALRYVYQQGTVPIPKSVTKSRIKENMEIFDFTLTSDEMDAIRKLGTGERVAYFLAAKDFKYFPFNIPF
- the LOC105838524 gene encoding probable tRNA (guanine(26)-N(2))-dimethyltransferase, whose amino-acid sequence is MDNEPCTKKSRLKDCTVSEGKAEILVTDNNVFYNPVQEFNRDLSIAVLTIFAKDRLKDKEAPQENKFEKDDKVDAPGAMTEDCPKGITILEALSATGLRSIRYAKEVEGVRQIVANDISAKAVDSIKRNVSHNGVESLVIPHHEDATLLMYQRRRDRFDAVDLDPYGCASAYLDGAVQCVVDGGVLLVTATDMAVLVGNVPETCYYKYGAIPVKSKSCHEIALRILLQCIASYAGRYGRYIVPLLSVSVDFYVRVFVQVFTSHIKCKENSSKIGMFYQCNGCESISLQPLVTRKATKGYKLPCAPATDQLCKHCHHRQHMGGPIWLGPLHDQGFVSRLLCNLNGMELNTMKRLEGVLTVIHEELDVPLYYNLDRLMSIVRCHVPPMMMFRSALLNAGYKVSYSHASKISIKTDAPNDIIWDIVRTWEKKHPVKREKLTEDSPTMRILNATSTTDISLALHPLANPISRQKHLSRFQQNPTVNWGPGVRSRTRVDLENAAANSKKVRNQNKHNKKKSAMVEQQIDRQET